The Apium graveolens cultivar Ventura chromosome 6, ASM990537v1, whole genome shotgun sequence genome contains a region encoding:
- the LOC141663907 gene encoding uncharacterized protein LOC141663907: protein MGPSVFSVVCILHSLVASITGVLMMFYMKDVYTLSHGTEPATKLLGSTPQAQLVIRSSDSFSGLLLLTIGLVLFMVAFVKDGEFQSFFAKGCVVLHVLMAIWRFNYESRVDDLAWDWMRQILGDCLLALSWIFFLLQSWKAKYD from the coding sequence atgGGCCCATCAGTGTTCTCCGTAGTATGTATTCTCCACTCTCTCGTCGCCAGTATCACCGGTGTTCTGATGATGTTCTACATGAAAGATGTGTACACCTTGTCACACGGTACAGAACCTGCTACAAAGCTATTGGGCTCCACCCCACAGGCCCAACTGGTTATTCGAAGCTCTGATTCGTTTTCAGGCTTGCTACTATTGACAATCGGACTTGTTCTTTTCATGGTAGCCTTTGTAAAAGACGGGGAGTTTCAAAGCTTCTTTGCAAAAGGGTGTGTGGTGTTACATGTACTGATGGCAATTTGGAGATTTAATTATGAAAGCAGGGTTGATGATTTAGCGTGGGACTGGATGAGACAGATATTGGGTGATTGTTTATTGGCTCTTTCTTGGATTTTCTTTCTTCTACAATCTTGGAAAGCTAAGTATGACTAG
- the LOC141664963 gene encoding uncharacterized protein LOC141664963, translating into MAFEKLKKYMVQAPLLAKPVLGETLYLYLVVSENAISVILVKEDLKVQKPIYYPLRNIIHVPKSSERLINWAIELGEFDIKYKLQTAIKAQALADFVIECTIPNQEVGGHEDTILQGMEGKEENEGEQIKNKKFWLDFPTTNNKVEYEALIAGPRLAGTLRVENLKVCGDSKLVISQVKGEFEARDETMAKYVRLVRAVMTQFDECHVEHISRE; encoded by the exons ATGGCGTTCGAAAAGttgaagaaatatatggttcAAGCCCCTCTGTTGGCTAAGCCAGTCTTGGGTGAGACTCTGTACTTATACTTGGTTGTTTCTGAAAATGCAATAAGCGTCATATTGGTGAAGGAGGACCTTAAAGTTCAGAAACCCATATATTAC CCgttgagaaatatcattcacgTTCCTAAATCCAGTGAAAGGCTGATTAACTGGGCCATAGAGTTGGGGGAATTTGACATTAAGTACAAGCTACAGACGGCGATAAAAGCCCAAGCCTTAGCTGACTTCGTGATTGAGTGTACCatccccaaccaagaagtcggtgGGCATGAAGATACTATACTTCAAGGCATGGAGGGCAAAGAGGAGAATGAAGGAGAACAAATCAAGAATAAGAAATTTTGG ttagattttccTACCACGAATAATAAGGTTGAATACGAAGCTTTGATCGCTGGACCAAGACTAGCTGGGACATTGAGAGTCGAAAACTTGAAAGTTTGTGGAGATTCGAAGCTTGTaatatcccaggtcaagggggaatttgaagcaagggatgagACCATGGCAAAGTATGTACGCCTAGTGagagctgtgatgactcaattcgacGAGTGTCATGTCGAGCATATTTCAAGAGAATAA